In Mastigocladopsis repens PCC 10914, a single window of DNA contains:
- the cysE gene encoding serine O-acetyltransferase → MLLTDLRTIYERDPAARNWLEVLFCYPGLQAILFHRVAHWLYKMEIPFIPRFISHISRFFTGIEIHPGAKIGKGVFIDHGMGVVIGETAVVGDYSLIYQGVTLGGTGKQTGKRHPSLGNHVVVGAGAKVLGNICIGDHVRIGAGSVVLRDVPSNTTVVGVPGRVTRQDEERTDVLAHNKLRDVEAEVIRALFERVKALEQQIDQLEAQPSLHAIQDSNIQMDNGKCNSDLVIEEFLDGAGI, encoded by the coding sequence ATGCTGCTAACTGATTTGCGAACAATCTATGAGCGTGACCCAGCAGCGCGTAACTGGCTGGAAGTATTGTTCTGCTACCCAGGTCTTCAAGCCATACTCTTCCATCGAGTAGCACACTGGCTTTATAAAATGGAGATTCCCTTCATACCTCGGTTTATCTCCCATATCAGTCGGTTTTTCACTGGGATTGAAATTCACCCTGGCGCTAAGATTGGCAAAGGAGTTTTCATTGACCACGGGATGGGGGTGGTCATTGGCGAGACAGCAGTGGTGGGGGACTACAGCCTGATTTACCAAGGAGTTACCCTAGGTGGTACTGGAAAACAGACAGGGAAACGCCATCCCTCTTTAGGCAATCATGTCGTTGTGGGAGCAGGTGCTAAGGTATTGGGCAATATTTGTATCGGGGATCATGTCCGCATTGGAGCAGGTTCGGTAGTGCTGCGAGATGTACCTAGCAACACGACCGTAGTCGGTGTTCCAGGGCGTGTCACCCGTCAGGATGAGGAGAGGACCGATGTTCTGGCGCACAATAAACTGCGGGATGTGGAAGCAGAAGTGATTCGAGCCTTATTTGAACGCGTCAAAGCTTTGGAGCAACAGATTGATCAGTTGGAGGCACAGCCCTCTTTGCACGCAATACAGGATAGCAACATCCAAATGGACAATGGCAAGTGCAATAGTGATTTGGTCATTGAAGAGTTTTTGGATGGGGCGGGAATTTAG
- a CDS encoding chromate transporter: MSNASSNQAQQTNSPSLGVLVALFAGIGATAFGGAIPTHVLPSCLKRGWLTNSQSLEALNWCQNLPGNRGTNLSAYLGYCWRKTQGAILATLALVLPGSIAILVASRLLSELPQQIVQASLTAVTAASIGLILELTWKLAKPTITNYIRFLVAIATFILVGIFRIPIPLVLVVVVPFAWHLNSKTQKNN; the protein is encoded by the coding sequence ATGTCAAATGCATCATCAAACCAAGCGCAGCAAACAAATTCTCCTTCCCTTGGTGTACTAGTTGCGTTATTTGCAGGGATTGGAGCAACAGCTTTCGGTGGAGCAATCCCCACCCACGTTTTGCCTTCTTGCTTAAAGCGAGGTTGGCTGACAAACAGTCAAAGCTTGGAAGCTTTAAATTGGTGTCAAAACCTTCCGGGAAATAGAGGTACGAATCTTTCAGCATATCTAGGATATTGCTGGCGAAAAACTCAAGGAGCAATACTGGCAACACTTGCTCTGGTGCTACCTGGATCGATAGCGATACTGGTGGCATCAAGGCTGCTATCAGAGCTCCCCCAACAGATCGTCCAAGCATCTCTAACAGCAGTTACAGCAGCCAGTATTGGACTAATTTTGGAGTTAACCTGGAAGCTGGCTAAACCTACTATCACTAACTACATTCGATTTCTAGTGGCGATTGCTACGTTTATTCTAGTAGGAATTTTCAGAATTCCTATTCCCTTGGTTTTAGTTGTAGTTGTGCCCTTTGCTTGGCATTTGAATAGCAAAACTCAAAAAAATAACTGA
- a CDS encoding chromate transporter, producing MHVLLDLFFTFAYLGLISVGGASAVISEMERQVVIVHGWMSHQAFVEAYALGLLVPGPNMLHVVLIGDRVAGLPGAIASGLGAFGPTSCVLASIAWLIKQPNPPAWIKKFHAALGPVTIGLMLATVWNLGKDIVFLKDILSAVICFLALLLSVRGLLNTGWIVLLALLTGAIKGFFSN from the coding sequence ATGCACGTCTTACTTGATCTATTTTTCACATTTGCTTATTTGGGTTTAATTAGCGTTGGGGGTGCAAGCGCTGTCATCTCAGAAATGGAACGCCAAGTTGTCATTGTCCACGGGTGGATGAGTCATCAAGCTTTCGTCGAAGCTTATGCACTGGGGTTGCTGGTACCTGGACCGAATATGCTTCATGTTGTACTCATCGGCGATCGTGTGGCTGGTTTACCTGGGGCAATAGCTTCTGGGCTAGGGGCGTTTGGTCCTACTTCATGTGTGTTAGCAAGCATAGCCTGGTTAATAAAACAACCGAACCCTCCTGCCTGGATAAAGAAATTTCATGCTGCTTTGGGTCCGGTTACGATTGGTTTGATGTTGGCAACTGTTTGGAATCTTGGCAAGGATATAGTATTCCTCAAGGATATATTGAGCGCTGTCATCTGCTTTTTAGCACTACTCTTGTCGGTTCGGGGCTTACTAAATACAGGCTGGATAGTACTGTTGGCATTGCTAACAGGAGCAATTAAGGGTTTTTTTTCCAATTAA
- the cysC gene encoding adenylyl-sulfate kinase has translation MQSMRVKGVILWLTGLSGAGKTTIARGIECELKARNCLVEVLDGDEIRSHISKELGFSKEDREINIRRIGFVANLLSRNGIVAIVAAISPYRAIRDEIRMNTENFIEVYVDAPLEVCEARDVKGLYAKARSDKIKNFTGIQDPYEAPINPEIICHTTKESIEECINKVIAELEQLDYIPKRTGTRLSNHDEKNTMMLALDSV, from the coding sequence ATACAAAGTATGAGAGTTAAAGGGGTAATCTTGTGGCTTACAGGTCTTAGCGGTGCTGGTAAAACTACGATTGCTAGAGGGATAGAATGCGAACTTAAGGCACGTAATTGTTTAGTTGAAGTCTTAGATGGTGATGAGATTAGAAGCCATATTTCAAAAGAACTAGGATTTAGTAAGGAAGATAGAGAGATTAACATTCGCCGCATTGGTTTTGTAGCAAATCTGCTGAGTCGAAATGGAATTGTGGCAATTGTGGCCGCAATTAGTCCTTACCGGGCTATCCGTGATGAAATTCGGATGAACACTGAGAACTTTATAGAAGTTTATGTTGATGCACCACTTGAAGTTTGTGAGGCGCGAGATGTAAAAGGTCTGTACGCTAAGGCTCGCTCTGATAAAATAAAGAATTTTACGGGAATACAAGATCCCTATGAAGCTCCCATTAACCCAGAGATCATCTGCCACACTACAAAAGAAAGTATCGAGGAATGTATTAATAAGGTTATTGCTGAATTAGAGCAACTAGATTACATTCCAAAACGCACAGGCACTAGATTGTCAAACCATGATGAGAAAAATACTATGATGTTAGCCCTAGATTCAGTTTAG
- a CDS encoding phosphosulfolactate synthase gives MTHIISAENSFFQLPIRESKPRNNGLTILIDNGIPTQYFWDIVNSFSELIDLIKFGWCTSVVSQNILNKIESASSRGINFFFGGTFFEKAVKQKKIDFLYEYFKYYNCQYIEISNGIIALTNREKAKYISDFSKEFKVLSEVGYKDYQTSLTLSSEQWIEYIQEDLEAGSVKVILESRESGRSGICLANGEIRYELTSKIINSGINTKDIIFEAPNKDMQVHFIKELGANVNLANISFNDIISLETLRLGLRADTLNFFEGKEA, from the coding sequence ATGACACATATTATTAGTGCAGAAAATTCATTTTTTCAGTTACCTATTAGAGAATCAAAACCACGTAATAATGGATTGACAATACTAATAGATAATGGCATACCCACACAGTATTTTTGGGATATTGTTAATAGTTTTAGTGAATTAATTGATTTGATAAAATTTGGGTGGTGTACTTCTGTCGTTTCCCAAAATATTCTTAACAAGATAGAGTCTGCTTCATCCAGAGGCATAAATTTTTTCTTTGGAGGAACATTTTTTGAAAAAGCAGTAAAACAAAAAAAAATAGATTTTCTTTATGAGTATTTTAAGTATTACAATTGTCAATATATAGAGATATCAAATGGAATAATAGCTTTAACAAATAGAGAAAAGGCAAAATATATTTCAGATTTTTCTAAAGAATTTAAAGTTTTGAGTGAGGTAGGGTACAAAGACTATCAAACATCTCTTACATTATCTTCTGAGCAATGGATTGAATATATTCAAGAAGATTTGGAGGCTGGATCGGTAAAAGTCATTTTGGAATCTCGAGAGAGTGGTCGAAGTGGAATTTGTCTGGCAAACGGCGAGATAAGATATGAACTGACGAGCAAAATTATCAATTCAGGTATAAATACTAAAGATATAATTTTTGAGGCTCCCAACAAGGATATGCAAGTCCACTTTATTAAAGAGTTAGGTGCAAATGTAAATTTAGCTAATATTTCATTTAATGATATTATTAGCTTGGAAACTTTGAGGCTTGGTCTAAGAGCAGATACGTTGAATTTCTTTGAAGGTAAGGAAGCTTGA
- a CDS encoding TauD/TfdA family dioxygenase → MYTQQLSLMWDKASIAKNEGWKVSLTPEVLDEVRRELEFLRKNGKTWEQFVNGSYQIPYPAISNFSNHLLDLLFGKFGVALVNGLDLKSFSHEEARLLLLMIGSNLGSIIRQQRILHDIRNTENDRQRTFKTLDFSKSNLSSGLHTDSSHNINIMPDVVGLLCVQNARQGGDTRISNALNVHEILKQNSPDILKCLYQEFIRESRWEGKEPSLQERLSNSIPIFSYGLFTDGLSFRYSKYRLYRPYELGVKTLSAQQNEALECLETVLNSPSLVHTFTMLPGQILFTNNHILAHERTPFVEWDEPSKRRHMVRMWVKLSRRGSVLSR, encoded by the coding sequence ATGTACACGCAACAACTAAGTTTAATGTGGGATAAAGCATCTATTGCAAAGAACGAAGGGTGGAAAGTTTCTCTCACACCTGAAGTATTAGATGAAGTAAGAAGAGAGTTGGAGTTTCTTAGAAAAAATGGGAAGACATGGGAACAATTCGTTAATGGAAGTTACCAAATTCCGTACCCTGCAATAAGCAATTTTTCTAATCACCTATTAGATTTGTTATTTGGAAAATTTGGCGTGGCGTTAGTCAATGGTTTGGATCTGAAGAGCTTTTCACATGAAGAAGCAAGGCTGCTGTTGCTTATGATTGGAAGCAACCTAGGTTCTATAATTAGACAACAAAGGATTTTGCACGATATTCGTAATACAGAAAATGACAGACAAAGGACTTTTAAAACTCTAGATTTTTCTAAGAGCAATCTTAGCAGTGGACTTCATACTGACAGTAGCCACAACATTAATATAATGCCTGATGTTGTTGGTCTTCTTTGTGTACAGAACGCTCGTCAGGGAGGGGATACAAGGATTTCTAATGCCCTTAATGTTCACGAGATTCTGAAACAAAATTCTCCAGATATCCTCAAATGTCTTTACCAAGAATTTATTAGAGAGTCACGATGGGAGGGAAAGGAGCCTTCTCTACAGGAACGTTTGTCCAACAGTATTCCAATTTTTTCTTACGGATTGTTTACTGACGGTCTAAGTTTTCGTTACTCAAAGTACCGCCTATATAGACCTTATGAATTAGGAGTAAAAACTTTATCTGCTCAACAAAATGAAGCGTTAGAATGTTTAGAAACAGTACTCAATAGCCCTTCATTAGTACACACTTTTACTATGCTACCAGGACAAATTTTGTTTACAAATAACCACATTCTTGCTCATGAGCGTACTCCTTTTGTGGAATGGGATGAGCCGAGTAAACGACGTCACATGGTTCGTATGTGGGTAAAACTGAGCCGTCGTGGCTCAGTTCTGTCAAGGTGA
- a CDS encoding iron uptake porin produces MTKLYWKFLLSPVVFAATFFAANSALASEVSQQVTSVDQLSQESHSLGQVTSVSQFSDVQPTDWAFQALQSLVERYGCIAGYPNGTYRGNRALTRYEFAAGLNACLDRVNELVATATSDLVRKEDLSTLQRLQEEFSAELTTLRGRVDSLEAHTAELEANQFSTTTKLNGEAIFAVAGVFGDDASDRDNNPNNNPDLQDNIIFANRVRLNFDTSFTGKDRLRTRLQARNITEFQGSVTGTRMTRLGFDGDEDNDLGLDDLYYQFPLSDKMRVTVSAANTELNHLVETLSPLESSGNGSISRFGRFNPIYRAVGSTGLVINYQFSKRASLDLAYMVRDPEDPADKNGLFDGNYGALAQLIFEPIKNLDIGLTYVHSYNAGGSNSGVNLTGSTGSANAIRPFGNVATSADSFGLESSWRVSPQFTVSGWLGYSFAQSEVSNDSADILNYAITLAFPDLGGEGNLAGIVIGMPPKVTSSSLVDDKDTSLHIEGFYRLQVTDNIAITPGLFIITNPEHNDNNDSIFVGTIRTTFKF; encoded by the coding sequence ATGACCAAACTATACTGGAAATTTCTCCTTAGTCCAGTAGTTTTCGCTGCTACATTTTTCGCTGCTAACAGTGCCTTAGCTAGTGAAGTCAGCCAACAAGTGACTTCTGTTGACCAATTGTCGCAAGAATCCCATAGCCTCGGTCAAGTCACATCCGTTTCTCAATTTTCTGACGTACAGCCCACAGACTGGGCATTCCAAGCATTGCAGTCCTTGGTTGAGCGTTATGGTTGTATTGCTGGTTATCCCAATGGTACCTATCGCGGTAACCGTGCTTTGACTCGTTATGAATTCGCAGCAGGTTTGAATGCTTGTTTAGATCGGGTGAACGAACTGGTTGCCACAGCTACTTCTGACTTAGTCAGAAAAGAAGACCTATCTACCTTGCAGCGCTTACAAGAAGAATTCTCTGCAGAACTGACTACCCTGCGCGGTCGTGTAGATAGCCTAGAAGCCCATACTGCTGAACTGGAGGCAAATCAGTTTTCTACCACCACAAAACTCAATGGTGAAGCTATCTTTGCAGTAGCTGGTGTTTTTGGTGATGATGCATCTGATAGAGACAACAATCCAAATAACAACCCAGATTTGCAAGATAACATCATATTTGCCAATCGCGTGCGTTTGAATTTTGATACAAGCTTTACTGGCAAAGACCGTCTAAGAACCCGTTTGCAAGCCAGAAATATAACTGAGTTTCAGGGTAGTGTCACAGGTACTAGGATGACTCGTTTGGGATTTGATGGAGATGAAGACAACGACCTTGGGCTAGATGACTTGTACTATCAGTTTCCGTTAAGCGATAAGATGAGAGTCACCGTTTCAGCTGCTAATACTGAATTGAATCATCTTGTGGAAACGTTAAGCCCCTTAGAAAGCTCCGGTAATGGTAGCATTTCCCGCTTTGGGCGGTTTAACCCTATATACCGAGCTGTTGGCAGTACAGGGTTAGTTATCAATTATCAGTTTAGCAAGCGCGCTAGTCTCGATTTAGCCTATATGGTTCGCGATCCTGAAGATCCTGCTGATAAAAATGGGCTTTTTGATGGTAACTACGGCGCTTTGGCACAACTCATCTTTGAGCCAATTAAAAATTTAGACATAGGCTTGACTTACGTTCACTCCTACAATGCGGGAGGTAGCAATAGTGGTGTCAACCTTACAGGTAGTACAGGTAGTGCCAATGCCATCAGACCCTTTGGTAATGTTGCGACTTCAGCAGATTCTTTTGGCTTAGAAAGCAGCTGGCGAGTGAGCCCTCAATTTACTGTCTCTGGTTGGTTAGGTTACTCATTTGCACAGTCGGAGGTTAGTAATGATAGCGCAGATATCTTGAACTATGCTATAACTCTAGCTTTTCCAGACTTGGGAGGAGAAGGTAATCTAGCCGGGATTGTCATCGGTATGCCGCCAAAAGTCACATCAAGTAGTCTGGTAGATGATAAGGACACCTCTTTGCATATAGAGGGTTTCTATCGATTACAAGTCACAGATAATATCGCTATTACCCCTGGCTTATTTATTATTACCAATCCAGAACACAACGACAACAACGATAGCATTTTTGTAGGAACAATCCGGACTACCTTCAAGTTTTAG
- a CDS encoding substrate-binding domain-containing protein: MEPDKSNNQKVIVCNHCGYDTNPATAKRCVKCGKPLNVSLIRDSNKVANPEPKTLTDWLLTPWIIRLLSGMVFLLFSWLMYCLFVTVSSVNKSEDIGVYSSSDSNQNISSDVKLYNSMKEIPNVPEGTFNYGGAGIFASLTAEGLNEAVTNAHPNFRLRFTEPKDGNPGGKKGIAMLLNGQLSFTLYGTSLDDAHYSKAQERGFGLKQMPVALDALVFFTHPDISIPGLSVAQLQDIYKGKLTNWKQVGGPDVPIIPFARDPKATGLFNELFGKEAGQISPRVQFIRDATDSIRQVASTPGGISFGGNSIIIGQKTIRLLAIAKGNSQEYVQPVVNDGKRINATAVRDGTYPLTRRLFIVFRQDNTVDQLAGEAYANMLLSKEGQQIVDKAGFIPLR, encoded by the coding sequence ATGGAGCCTGACAAATCGAATAATCAAAAGGTTATAGTATGTAACCATTGTGGCTATGATACAAATCCTGCCACAGCTAAACGCTGTGTGAAGTGCGGTAAACCCCTAAATGTTTCTCTGATACGAGACAGCAACAAGGTCGCCAACCCTGAGCCTAAAACTTTGACAGATTGGCTGTTGACACCTTGGATAATTCGGCTTCTTTCTGGTATGGTGTTCCTGCTTTTCAGTTGGTTAATGTACTGTTTGTTCGTCACTGTCAGCAGTGTAAACAAGTCCGAGGATATTGGAGTTTACAGTTCGAGTGACAGCAATCAGAATATCTCCTCTGATGTCAAACTTTACAATTCTATGAAAGAGATACCGAATGTACCAGAAGGTACATTTAACTATGGTGGTGCTGGCATCTTTGCATCTCTGACTGCTGAAGGTTTGAACGAAGCAGTCACCAATGCTCACCCCAATTTTCGCCTCCGCTTCACTGAACCGAAAGACGGTAACCCTGGTGGCAAAAAGGGTATAGCTATGCTGCTCAATGGTCAACTGAGTTTTACTCTGTACGGAACATCTCTTGATGATGCTCATTATAGCAAGGCTCAAGAACGGGGCTTTGGGCTAAAGCAAATGCCAGTGGCTTTAGATGCGCTTGTTTTCTTTACCCATCCAGACATCTCCATTCCTGGACTTTCAGTTGCTCAACTTCAAGACATATATAAAGGTAAATTAACCAACTGGAAGCAAGTGGGAGGACCGGATGTGCCGATCATACCTTTTGCTAGGGACCCTAAGGCTACCGGTTTATTCAATGAGCTTTTCGGGAAAGAAGCTGGGCAAATAAGTCCCAGGGTGCAGTTCATTCGTGATGCCACTGATTCTATTCGTCAGGTTGCCTCTACCCCTGGGGGAATTTCCTTTGGAGGAAACTCAATAATTATTGGTCAAAAAACAATCCGCCTCCTTGCTATTGCTAAAGGTAACTCCCAAGAATATGTGCAACCCGTCGTAAATGATGGCAAGCGGATTAATGCTACCGCAGTGAGGGATGGCACTTACCCCCTCACCCGGCGTCTGTTTATTGTGTTTCGCCAGGACAACACAGTCGATCAACTAGCAGGGGAAGCCTACGCCAATATGTTACTGTCCAAAGAAGGTCAGCAGATTGTCGACAAGGCAGGGTTCATTCCCTTACGCTGA
- a CDS encoding sulfate/molybdate ABC transporter ATP-binding protein — protein MGIAVENVSKQYGSFRAVDNVSLEVQTGSLVALLGPSGSGKSTLLRMIAGLEAPDSGHIWLIGEDATYKSVQERHIGFVFQHYALFKHLTVRQNIAFALEIRKVPKARIQARVDELLELVQLRGFGERYPSQLSGGQRQRVALARALAVQPRILLLDEPFGALDAKVRKELRAGLRKLHEEVHVTTVLVTHDQEEAMEVADQIVVMNNGRVEQVGSSAEIYDQPASPFVMSFIGPVNVLPSNTGILPQRDLKPRTNEQVFLRPHDIVIQTNPAEDTTPAKVDRVINLGWEIRVELVLKSGETVTAFLSREQFNQLKIQEDQRVYVKSKQAKVFPAYAMS, from the coding sequence ATGGGCATTGCAGTTGAGAATGTATCCAAACAATATGGCTCTTTCCGTGCTGTTGATAATGTGAGTTTAGAGGTTCAAACAGGCTCTCTTGTCGCACTGTTAGGACCGTCTGGGTCAGGAAAATCAACTTTGTTACGGATGATTGCAGGGTTGGAAGCTCCTGATTCAGGTCACATCTGGCTAATTGGTGAAGATGCTACTTACAAGTCCGTGCAGGAACGTCACATAGGCTTTGTGTTTCAGCATTACGCCTTGTTTAAGCACTTGACAGTGCGGCAAAATATAGCCTTTGCATTAGAAATTCGTAAGGTTCCTAAAGCTAGGATTCAGGCGCGAGTGGATGAACTTTTGGAGTTAGTCCAGTTGCGGGGATTTGGAGAGCGCTATCCTTCCCAACTCTCTGGAGGTCAACGCCAACGGGTGGCGCTAGCAAGAGCATTAGCAGTTCAGCCAAGAATATTACTGTTGGATGAACCTTTTGGGGCGTTAGATGCGAAAGTCCGTAAAGAATTAAGGGCGGGGTTACGAAAACTGCATGAAGAAGTTCATGTCACAACTGTACTTGTCACCCACGACCAAGAAGAAGCCATGGAGGTTGCAGACCAAATTGTGGTGATGAATAATGGTCGAGTGGAACAAGTTGGTAGCTCCGCAGAGATTTATGACCAGCCAGCATCACCTTTTGTGATGAGCTTTATTGGTCCGGTGAATGTTCTTCCTAGTAATACTGGTATTCTCCCACAGAGAGATTTGAAGCCTCGAACGAACGAGCAGGTATTTTTGCGTCCTCATGACATTGTGATTCAGACCAATCCTGCAGAGGATACTACACCTGCCAAAGTCGATCGCGTTATTAACTTAGGTTGGGAAATTCGGGTTGAGTTGGTTCTCAAATCTGGAGAAACAGTGACTGCTTTCCTCAGCCGTGAGCAGTTTAATCAGCTCAAAATCCAGGAAGACCAGCGTGTCTATGTTAAGTCCAAGCAGGCAAAAGTTTTTCCAGCTTATGCTATGAGTTGA
- a CDS encoding Crp/Fnr family transcriptional regulator — MSISSRFQNPFGENTKQSFKLRSFLPLKQNFLWKIETGVVRVVTWHEDGTLVTLGVWGPGDIVGQAFSKVEPYQIECLTRVEATILPLEGWFPLTEVMLAHIQQAEELMIIRSYKTVEIMLIKLLGWLAKKFGRAVQTGHLIDLRLTHQDLADMLNSTRVTITRILTQLEEQGLIHRLPLHRIVLKEEELWHYEI, encoded by the coding sequence ATGTCTATTTCATCACGTTTTCAAAATCCATTTGGTGAAAACACCAAACAAAGCTTTAAGCTGCGCTCATTCTTGCCGCTTAAGCAGAACTTTCTGTGGAAAATTGAAACCGGAGTCGTGCGGGTTGTAACTTGGCATGAAGACGGTACGCTTGTCACTTTAGGAGTTTGGGGACCTGGAGATATCGTTGGTCAAGCCTTTTCTAAGGTTGAACCCTATCAGATTGAGTGTCTAACTAGGGTAGAGGCGACAATCTTGCCTCTGGAAGGGTGGTTTCCATTAACAGAGGTTATGCTTGCCCACATTCAACAGGCGGAAGAATTGATGATTATTCGCAGCTATAAGACAGTGGAAATCATGCTTATTAAACTCTTAGGTTGGTTAGCCAAAAAATTTGGTCGAGCAGTACAAACGGGACATCTCATTGATTTACGTTTAACTCATCAAGACCTTGCTGATATGCTCAATTCAACTCGCGTGACAATCACTCGCATCCTCACTCAATTAGAGGAACAGGGGTTGATTCATCGTCTCCCCCTGCATCGGATTGTCTTGAAAGAAGAAGAACTTTGGCACTATGAGATTTAG
- a CDS encoding NIL domain-containing protein, producing the protein MVTPLFKSSNTTKIRLRLHIPQCYQQEPVISRLIATHGLVVNITGAMLGKHTNGEGRFDIEIGGTVPQISRGLAYLESLNLKIVGKPNSDGDGWY; encoded by the coding sequence ATGGTGACACCCCTCTTTAAAAGCAGCAATACTACAAAGATTCGCCTACGCTTGCACATTCCCCAGTGCTACCAGCAAGAACCTGTGATTTCTCGGCTCATTGCTACTCATGGCTTAGTCGTTAATATTACGGGGGCAATGCTAGGAAAACACACGAATGGAGAGGGACGCTTTGACATAGAAATTGGTGGAACTGTACCACAAATTTCGCGTGGTTTGGCTTACCTGGAGTCTTTAAATTTAAAAATTGTAGGTAAGCCAAACTCTGACGGAGATGGTTGGTATTGA
- a CDS encoding NIL domain-containing protein: MSDNTLTHKRIRLRIPKDYHKEPVISCLVSNYGLTVNITAALLGANGIGDGWFDLDLRGTSPQIDSALTYINDLNLEIWHDIDTGSW, from the coding sequence ATGTCTGATAACACTCTCACCCACAAACGAATTCGCCTAAGAATTCCCAAGGATTACCACAAGGAACCTGTCATTTCTTGTTTGGTGTCAAACTATGGTCTGACTGTGAATATCACTGCCGCTCTGTTGGGAGCTAATGGTATTGGAGATGGTTGGTTTGATTTGGATTTACGCGGAACCTCTCCACAAATTGATAGTGCCTTAACCTATATCAATGACTTAAATCTAGAAATTTGGCACGACATTGACACAGGGAGTTGGTGA
- the cysW gene encoding sulfate ABC transporter permease subunit CysW — protein sequence MMQSSDEFPQPHFHSATGQPGNQKQIKPKSLAPVILIGIAVFYLSLILYIPAANVFFQAFHKGLDVFFSNLTRPEFTHAAWLTLILAIITVPVNMVFGLCAALALARNHFPGRALLLSIIDLPFSISPVVAGLMIVLLYGRNGWFGPLLETFDIKVIFAFPGMVLATAFVSMPFVAREVIPVLEEMGNDQEEAAKTLGAQDWQIFWRVTLPSISLGLLYGVILTNARSMGEFGAIAVVSGNIARKTQSLPLYVEDAYKQYETEAAFSVAVLLMLLAVVTLVLKEILERKAGIKKKH from the coding sequence ATGATGCAAAGTAGTGATGAGTTTCCACAACCACATTTTCATTCAGCGACAGGACAACCAGGCAATCAAAAGCAAATCAAGCCTAAGAGTTTGGCTCCAGTCATTCTTATTGGAATAGCAGTATTCTATCTATCATTAATTCTGTACATACCTGCGGCTAATGTCTTTTTCCAGGCTTTTCACAAAGGGCTTGATGTGTTTTTTTCCAATTTGACACGCCCAGAATTTACTCATGCTGCTTGGTTAACATTAATACTGGCTATTATCACTGTACCAGTCAATATGGTATTTGGCTTGTGTGCAGCTTTGGCGCTCGCCCGCAATCACTTCCCTGGTCGTGCTTTATTGCTAAGTATTATTGACCTACCATTTTCCATCTCGCCTGTAGTTGCAGGGTTGATGATTGTACTTCTCTACGGGCGAAATGGGTGGTTTGGTCCTTTGTTAGAGACATTTGATATCAAAGTCATCTTTGCCTTTCCAGGTATGGTGCTGGCGACAGCATTCGTAAGTATGCCCTTTGTCGCGCGTGAAGTGATCCCCGTTCTTGAAGAAATGGGTAACGACCAAGAAGAAGCTGCGAAAACGCTGGGTGCTCAAGATTGGCAGATATTTTGGCGAGTGACTCTACCTAGTATCAGTTTGGGACTCCTCTACGGCGTGATTTTGACCAATGCGAGATCCATGGGTGAATTTGGTGCGATCGCCGTCGTCTCTGGAAACATTGCCCGGAAAACTCAAAGCTTACCACTATACGTGGAAGACGCTTACAAACAGTATGAAACTGAAGCAGCCTTCTCAGTTGCTGTTCTGTTGATGTTGCTTGCAGTTGTGACTTTGGTGCTGAAGGAAATTTTGGAACGGAAAGCAGGTATTAAGAAGAAACATTAA